Part of the Anaerolineae bacterium genome, CCGGCCAGGGGGCCAGGGTCTTCGCCACGGGCCACCATGGCATCGATGCGTTGGGCCGCCTCGCGGGCCTGCTCGGCCGTCAGCGTGATGAAGGCGTGAATCTTGTCCGGTTCGGCGTCAGGATCGCCCTCCAGGGTGCCTGGCAGACCATCGACCCGGGCAATGCGCTCCAGGGCCGCCTCGGTCACTTCCAACGCCGAGAGTTCGCCCCGGCGCACCCTGGCGGCGATCTCGTGGGCTTCCAGGTGCAACAAATCGCTCATGGGCTTCGCTCCTTGAGCCTGGCTTAGAGTTCCTCGTGGGGAATGTCGGGGACGATGATGTAGCCCTCCTCGCTTTCCGGCGCCTGTTCGACCAGACGCTCCGGGTGTTCAAAAGGCTGCCACCGATCCTCGCGGGGCGACGCGCTGATTTGGGGAGTGTAAGGCACCCCATGGGAGGTGATGGGCGTCTCGGGGTCCAGGGGCACCGCCTCCAGTTCGTGGATGGCGGTCAACTGTTTGTTCAGTTCGCGCCGCAGGTATTCGGCCTCCTCCTCGGTGAGTTCAAAAGCCGCCAGTTGGGCCAGGTAAGCGAACAAATCACGGGTGATTTCCTCTTCCATCAAGACATCCTCCGGCTTAGGATGTCCCAATTGTAGCAGAACCCAGCCCAGACGCCAACCAAACCGCGCTTCCGCCGGAAAAAACAAGGGCACGCCGCCTGCCGTGCCCCTGTTGGTTGAAAACGGGGCTAAACATCAGGCCGGGTGCCGCACGATGCGCCACACCTCGCGCCAGGAAGGCTTCTTCCCGCTGAGCAGCACGCCCACGCGGAACAGACGCACCCCTGCCCACAAGCTAAACATGGCGCCCACGGCCAGCAGGGCGATGATCAAACCCAACTCCCCCCAGGCCATCGGGGCCACGCTCAATCGCAGCAGCACGGCCACCGGCGCGGTAAAGGGGATGTAACTCAGCACCCGCGGCACCACACCGTTGGGGTTCACGAAGAAGAGGAAGTTGACCATAAACGGCACCGTAGCCAGCAGCGAAATAGCCGCGGAAAACTGCTGGCTCTCGCGGAGATTGCTCCCCAACGAGCCCAAACCGGCCATCAGCAGGGCGTAGGTCAGATAGGCCAGGGGCAGCACCACCACGGCCACCACCACAAGTTGAGGGTCTGGGTGGCGCAATTTTTCCATCAAGGGTTGCATGAACTCGACGTTTTGCCCAAACCGTTCAGCCAGCCAACGGGCGCTTACCAGCCACACCGCCACTTGAGTCAATCCCAAGGTGCCTAGGCCGAGCACCTTGCCCCAAAGCAACTCCATGGATGAGAGGGAGGAAAGCAGCAACTCCATAATATGGCTTTCCTTCTCCTGGGCCACACTCTGTAACAAATAACCGGCGGAAGTGAAAAGGGCGATGAAGAAAATCAGGCTCAACGCGTAACCCACCATGAAGCGYCCGCCGTTGGCTTCCTCGGAAGTCGTSTTGCTCAATGTGATGGTGGTTACCTCCGGGCCTTCCATCCACTGCTCTACCTCGGCGTAAGGATACTTCTGCCCCAACCTGGCGTAAAGGGCCAGGGCATTCACCTGCGAGAGCACCTTTGCCGAAGCACCTATCCCGCCCGAGATATAGATCGTCACCTGATAAGTGGCGGTGAAATCTTTGGGGAACACCGCCAAAGCCAGAAGCCTCTCCTGGCGAACCGCCTCTTGCGTCGCGGTCAGGCCCTCGGCCCAAACGAAAGGCTCCGGCAGGTCAGCGGACAACACTCCTGCCTGATCCAGCACCGCGACGGGCTT contains:
- a CDS encoding ABC transporter permease; translation: MKARKIFQVAQYEYRTHFRRFGYRFATFGLPLLAVLIAWGLRAASQRTDVGNLFFGALDKPVAVLDQAGVLSADLPEPFVWAEGLTATQEAVRQERLLALAVFPKDFTATYQVTIYISGGIGASAKVLSQVNALALYARLGQKYPYAEVEQWMEGPEVTTITLSXTTSEEANGGRFMVGYALSLIFFIALFTSAGYLLQSVAQEKESHIMELLLSSLSSMELLWGKVLGLGTLGLTQVAVWLVSARWLAERFGQNVEFMQPLMEKLRHPDPQLVVVAVVVLPLAYLTYALLMAGLGSLGSNLRESQQFSAAISLLATVPFMVNFLFFVNPNGVVPRVLSYIPFTAPVAVLLRLSVAPMAWGELGLIIALLAVGAMFSLWAGVRLFRVGVLLSGKKPSWREVWRIVRHPA